A genomic window from Triticum urartu cultivar G1812 chromosome 7, Tu2.1, whole genome shotgun sequence includes:
- the LOC125524759 gene encoding aspartic proteinase nepenthesin-2-like, which produces MASRYLILVVSIAILFSGDAAGIHEPDAAAVAPSCDGEEAGFSFPVIHWKSMAEVVEEEMELAATATAAAAAMEEEKFVVPFRHRRKFSMYLVQLRIGGGPPDEARSRYVLFDTGDDLSWTQCVPCKNCTRSYYLPFNPVKSSTYHHLPCEDPMCEHGRITWCQSSHTYPTADNSLCKFDKRYGDGSKVSGYLGSDVFRFGNGMAGDDGGYNFEQDIVFGCAQEERTTAVREYSSGILGLGMGTFSFVAQAGVDKFSYCALSPERRDLRDQWRKTTSYLRFGSHAVTSGKIVPFKQDGAHFIISLKSVTYQRGSRLDQNQPVPIFTRQEAAEFLPILVDSGSALVYLPGLIFDPLLKRIDDELTLTRVYDPTNNPAINCYDGEMSDVEGVSVTLGFQGGAELELFGDTLFYEGYAGDYICLGISIDDRKSVLGMIAQRNTNVGYDLANMEISFNREVCA; this is translated from the coding sequence ATGGCTTCCCGTTACCTCATCCTGGTAGTCAGCATCGCCATTCTCTTCTCCGGCGACGCTGCGGGCATCCACGAGCCAGACGCGGCCGCTGTGGCTCCTTCCTGTGACGGGGAGGAGGCTGGATTCTCTTTCCCCGTCATTCACTGGAAGAGCATGGCAGAGGTCgtggaggaggagatggagtTGGCGGCCACTGCCACCGCGGCCGCGGCCGCCATGGAGGAGGAGAAGTTTGTGGTGCCGTTTCGGCACCGCCGGAAGTTTTCCATGTATCTGGTGCAGCTCCGCATTGGCGGCGGACCACCAGATGAAGCGCGTTCCAGATATGTATTGTTCGACACCGGCGACGACCTGTCATGGACGCAGTGCGTTCCGTGCAAAAACTGCACCAGGAGCTACTACCTTCCGTTCAACCCAGTCAAGTCAAGCACCTACCATCACCTTCCCTGCGAAGACCCGATGTGCGAGCACGGGAGGATCACATGGTGCCAGTCCAGCCACACCTACCCCACTGCGGACAACAGTTTGTGCAAGTTCGACAAGCGGTACGGCGATGGTAGCAAGGTGTCAGGCTACCTGGGATCTGACGTCTTCCGCTTTGGGAACGGCATGGCGGGGGACGACGGCGGCTACAACTTCGAGCAAGACATCGTCTTTGGCTGCGCGCAGGAGGAACGTACCACCGCCGTCCGGGAATACAGCTCCGGCATTCTCGGCCTCGGCATGGGTACGTTCTCCTTCGTCGCTCAGGCCGGCGTCGACAAATTTTCCTACTGCGCTCTATCGCCGGAGAGAAGAGACCTCCGGGATCAGTGGAGGAAAACAACAAGCTACCTCCGATTCGGCAGCCATGCTGTCACGTCGGGCAAGATTGTCCCGTTCAAGCAGGACGGCGCCCACTTCATCATCTCCCTCAAGAGCGTGACGTACCAGCGAGGAAGCCGTCTAGATCAAAATCAGCCAGTGCCCATATTTACTCGGCAAGAGGCGGCGGAGTTCCTGCCCATTCTGGTGGATTCAGGGTCCGCCCTGGTCTACCTTCCTGGACTCATCTTCGACCCTCTGCTGAAGAGGATCGACGATGAACTCACACTCACAAGGGTGTACGATCCCACTAATAACCCCGCCATCAACTGTTACGATGGTGAGATGTCGGATGTGGAGGGTGTGTCGGTGACCCTGGGCTTCCAAGGAGGGGCGGAGCTGGAGTTGTTTGGCGACACACTCTTCTACGAAGGGTACGCAGGTGATTACATTTGTCTGGGAATTTCTATCGATGACAGGAAATCAGTGTTAGGCATGATTGCTCAACGTAATACCAATGTTGGGTATGATTTAGCAAACATGGAGATCTCATTTAATCGTGAGGTATGTGCCTGA